From the genome of Periplaneta americana isolate PAMFEO1 chromosome 15, P.americana_PAMFEO1_priV1, whole genome shotgun sequence, one region includes:
- the LOC138715422 gene encoding uncharacterized protein → MEVEEELRKLHGEEDDLDEHQFKLNQDASVQVTLEEDELIEETETMDQNEGHEDENLFTYEFLLKDASDIKLPSSLWAVHKDPNGRFVVFSRLPATQKGRLIADKSVVFAESLVPSVFFREMKLKLPAGVPTQPLDSLHQVSTYLHKIHRLAFCTGTGLRDPIRSMKCRIYVDMPSSVKRCTACNAQRQAVMFAVQQKKT, encoded by the exons ATGGAAGTGGAAGAGGAATTGCGGAAGCTACATGGAGAAGAAGATGATTTGGACGAACATCAATTTAAACTCAATCAGGATGCTAGTGTGCAAGTGACTCTTGAAGAGGATGAGTTGATAGAGGAGACAGAAACTATGGACCAAAATGAGGGGCATGAAGATGAGAACTTGTTCACATACGAG TTTTTGCTAAAAGATGCCAGTGACATTAAACTTCCATCTTCGTTATGGGCTGTGCACAAGGACCCTAATGGAAG GTTTGTGGTATTTAGCAGATTACCAGCTACTCAGAAGGGTCGTCTGATAGCAGATAAGAGTGTAGTGTTCGCAGAGAGTCTTGTCCCATCTGTCTTCTTCAGAGAAATGAAACTCAAGTTACCTGCAGGTGTGCCAACACAACCATTAGACTCATTACATCAAGTGTCTACCTATTTGCATAAAATTCATCGCTTAGCATTTTGTACTGGCACAGGTTTGCGTGATCCTATCAGAAGTATGAAATGTCGTATTTATGTTGATATGCCGAGTTCTGTCAAACGATGTACAGCATGTAACGCTCAACGCCAAGCAGTGATGTTTGCTGTACAACAAAAGAAGACGtag